A genomic window from Maylandia zebra isolate NMK-2024a linkage group LG20, Mzebra_GT3a, whole genome shotgun sequence includes:
- the casp9 gene encoding caspase-9 isoform X1, producing the protein MDEIHKNILQRNRSNLVKDLDPSKLYDGLLEKGIFTQDMIDEIQSAGTRRNQARQLVQDLETRGSRAFPLFLQCLQETGQESLAELLQNGAPAVTLQPATPTQVVRPVIQPLPFMDGNKPGKDVEKLEIPSSSPPGGGKPGPGRVRRDSLQGYKMDASPCGYCLIINNMEFEPHSMLKNRKGSNIDCEKLERRFKTLNFVVEVRTNLRQKQIKHELLTLSKKDHSQYDCCVVIMLSHGTEVNHNRFPGAVYGVDGQYVPVQHITNYLNGQHCPSLQGKPKLFFIQACGGDERDMGFEVSPDEVEPSSGGMDDQTDAIPMSSSSDSLSMSDEPDARPTLPTPSDILVSYSTFPGYVSWRETQSGSWYVQTLDCILEENAATVDLVTMLMMVNNEVSQNSAKGLYKQMPGSFNFLRKLLYFRTQT; encoded by the exons ATGGATGAAATACACAAGAATATTCTTCAGCGGAACAGGAGTAACCTGGTGAAAGACTTGGATCCATCAAAACTCTATGATGGCCTTCTGGAAAAAGGAATTTTCACCCAGGACATGATCGATGAGATACAG AGCGCTGGGACCAGACGAAACCAGGCCAGGCAGTTAGTCCAGGACTTGGAAACCCGTGGGAGTCGGGCTTTCCCCTTATTTCTGCAGTGCCTTCAGGAGACAGGTCAGGAGAGTTTGGCAGAGCTCCTACAAAATGGAGCTCCAGCTGTTACCCTGCAGCCCGCAACACCCACTCAAGTTGTCCGCCCTGTAATCCAGCCTCTTCCATTTA TGGATGGTAACAAACCAGGAAAAGATGTTGAAAAGCTAGAAATCCCTTCTAGTTCTC CGCCTGGGGGGGGAAAGCCAGGACCGGGCAGAGTAAGACGTGACAGCCTTCAA GGCTATAAAATGGACGCGAGCCCGTGTGGTTACTGCCTCATCATAAACAACATGGAGTTTGAACCTCACAGCATGCTGAAAAATCGCAAGGGCTCCAACATAGACTGTGAAAAGCTGGAGAGACGATTCAAGACACTCAACTTTGTCGTGGAAGTGAGGACGAACCTGAGACAAAAA CAAATCAAACATGAGCTGTTGACTTTGTCGAAGAAGGATCATTCCCAGTATGACTGCTGCGTGGTCATCATGTTGTCCCATGGCACTGAG GTGAATCACAACCGCTTTCCTGGTGCCGTGTAcggtgtggacggacagtacgTACCAGTGCAGCACATCACAAACTACCTCAATGGCCAGCATTGCCCGTCTTTGCAAGGCAAACCTAAACTGTTCTTCATCCAGGCCTGTGGAGGAG ATGAGAGAGACATGGGCTTCGAGGTGTCCCCCGATGAGGTCGAACCATCCTCTGGTGGAATGGATGACCAGACGGATGCTATTCCAATGTCATCCAGCAGCGACTCTCTGAGCATGTCCGATGAACCAGACGCCAGACCCACCCTGCCCACGCCGAGTGACATCCTGGTGTCCTACTCTACTTTTCCAG GTTATGTTTCTTGGCGAGAGACCCAGTCGGGCTCGTGGTACGTCCAGACACTGGACTGTATACTTGAGGAAAACGCTGCCACTGTTGACTTAGTCACAATGTTGATGATG GTTAACAACGAAGTCTCCCAAAACTCTGCAAAAGGCCTATACAAACAAATGCCCGGTTCCTTTAACTTCCTCCGCAAACTCCTCTACTTTCGAACCCAAACGTAA
- the casp9 gene encoding caspase-9 isoform X2 has product MDEIHKNILQRNRSNLVKDLDPSKLYDGLLEKGIFTQDMIDEIQSAGTRRNQARQLVQDLETRGSRAFPLFLQCLQETGQESLAELLQNGAPAVTLQPATPTQVVRPVIQPLPFMDGNKPGKDVEKLEIPSSSPPGGGKPGPGRGYKMDASPCGYCLIINNMEFEPHSMLKNRKGSNIDCEKLERRFKTLNFVVEVRTNLRQKQIKHELLTLSKKDHSQYDCCVVIMLSHGTEVNHNRFPGAVYGVDGQYVPVQHITNYLNGQHCPSLQGKPKLFFIQACGGDERDMGFEVSPDEVEPSSGGMDDQTDAIPMSSSSDSLSMSDEPDARPTLPTPSDILVSYSTFPGYVSWRETQSGSWYVQTLDCILEENAATVDLVTMLMMVNNEVSQNSAKGLYKQMPGSFNFLRKLLYFRTQT; this is encoded by the exons ATGGATGAAATACACAAGAATATTCTTCAGCGGAACAGGAGTAACCTGGTGAAAGACTTGGATCCATCAAAACTCTATGATGGCCTTCTGGAAAAAGGAATTTTCACCCAGGACATGATCGATGAGATACAG AGCGCTGGGACCAGACGAAACCAGGCCAGGCAGTTAGTCCAGGACTTGGAAACCCGTGGGAGTCGGGCTTTCCCCTTATTTCTGCAGTGCCTTCAGGAGACAGGTCAGGAGAGTTTGGCAGAGCTCCTACAAAATGGAGCTCCAGCTGTTACCCTGCAGCCCGCAACACCCACTCAAGTTGTCCGCCCTGTAATCCAGCCTCTTCCATTTA TGGATGGTAACAAACCAGGAAAAGATGTTGAAAAGCTAGAAATCCCTTCTAGTTCTC CGCCTGGGGGGGGAAAGCCAGGACCGGGCAGA GGCTATAAAATGGACGCGAGCCCGTGTGGTTACTGCCTCATCATAAACAACATGGAGTTTGAACCTCACAGCATGCTGAAAAATCGCAAGGGCTCCAACATAGACTGTGAAAAGCTGGAGAGACGATTCAAGACACTCAACTTTGTCGTGGAAGTGAGGACGAACCTGAGACAAAAA CAAATCAAACATGAGCTGTTGACTTTGTCGAAGAAGGATCATTCCCAGTATGACTGCTGCGTGGTCATCATGTTGTCCCATGGCACTGAG GTGAATCACAACCGCTTTCCTGGTGCCGTGTAcggtgtggacggacagtacgTACCAGTGCAGCACATCACAAACTACCTCAATGGCCAGCATTGCCCGTCTTTGCAAGGCAAACCTAAACTGTTCTTCATCCAGGCCTGTGGAGGAG ATGAGAGAGACATGGGCTTCGAGGTGTCCCCCGATGAGGTCGAACCATCCTCTGGTGGAATGGATGACCAGACGGATGCTATTCCAATGTCATCCAGCAGCGACTCTCTGAGCATGTCCGATGAACCAGACGCCAGACCCACCCTGCCCACGCCGAGTGACATCCTGGTGTCCTACTCTACTTTTCCAG GTTATGTTTCTTGGCGAGAGACCCAGTCGGGCTCGTGGTACGTCCAGACACTGGACTGTATACTTGAGGAAAACGCTGCCACTGTTGACTTAGTCACAATGTTGATGATG GTTAACAACGAAGTCTCCCAAAACTCTGCAAAAGGCCTATACAAACAAATGCCCGGTTCCTTTAACTTCCTCCGCAAACTCCTCTACTTTCGAACCCAAACGTAA
- the casp9 gene encoding caspase-9 isoform X3 — translation MDEIHKNILQRNRSNLVKDLDPSKLYDGLLEKGIFTQDMIDEIQSAGTRRNQARQLVQDLETRGSRAFPLFLQCLQETGQESLAELLQNGAPAVTLQPATPTQVVRPVIQPLPFTPGGGKPGPGRVRRDSLQGYKMDASPCGYCLIINNMEFEPHSMLKNRKGSNIDCEKLERRFKTLNFVVEVRTNLRQKQIKHELLTLSKKDHSQYDCCVVIMLSHGTEVNHNRFPGAVYGVDGQYVPVQHITNYLNGQHCPSLQGKPKLFFIQACGGDERDMGFEVSPDEVEPSSGGMDDQTDAIPMSSSSDSLSMSDEPDARPTLPTPSDILVSYSTFPGYVSWRETQSGSWYVQTLDCILEENAATVDLVTMLMMVNNEVSQNSAKGLYKQMPGSFNFLRKLLYFRTQT, via the exons ATGGATGAAATACACAAGAATATTCTTCAGCGGAACAGGAGTAACCTGGTGAAAGACTTGGATCCATCAAAACTCTATGATGGCCTTCTGGAAAAAGGAATTTTCACCCAGGACATGATCGATGAGATACAG AGCGCTGGGACCAGACGAAACCAGGCCAGGCAGTTAGTCCAGGACTTGGAAACCCGTGGGAGTCGGGCTTTCCCCTTATTTCTGCAGTGCCTTCAGGAGACAGGTCAGGAGAGTTTGGCAGAGCTCCTACAAAATGGAGCTCCAGCTGTTACCCTGCAGCCCGCAACACCCACTCAAGTTGTCCGCCCTGTAATCCAGCCTCTTCCATTTA CGCCTGGGGGGGGAAAGCCAGGACCGGGCAGAGTAAGACGTGACAGCCTTCAA GGCTATAAAATGGACGCGAGCCCGTGTGGTTACTGCCTCATCATAAACAACATGGAGTTTGAACCTCACAGCATGCTGAAAAATCGCAAGGGCTCCAACATAGACTGTGAAAAGCTGGAGAGACGATTCAAGACACTCAACTTTGTCGTGGAAGTGAGGACGAACCTGAGACAAAAA CAAATCAAACATGAGCTGTTGACTTTGTCGAAGAAGGATCATTCCCAGTATGACTGCTGCGTGGTCATCATGTTGTCCCATGGCACTGAG GTGAATCACAACCGCTTTCCTGGTGCCGTGTAcggtgtggacggacagtacgTACCAGTGCAGCACATCACAAACTACCTCAATGGCCAGCATTGCCCGTCTTTGCAAGGCAAACCTAAACTGTTCTTCATCCAGGCCTGTGGAGGAG ATGAGAGAGACATGGGCTTCGAGGTGTCCCCCGATGAGGTCGAACCATCCTCTGGTGGAATGGATGACCAGACGGATGCTATTCCAATGTCATCCAGCAGCGACTCTCTGAGCATGTCCGATGAACCAGACGCCAGACCCACCCTGCCCACGCCGAGTGACATCCTGGTGTCCTACTCTACTTTTCCAG GTTATGTTTCTTGGCGAGAGACCCAGTCGGGCTCGTGGTACGTCCAGACACTGGACTGTATACTTGAGGAAAACGCTGCCACTGTTGACTTAGTCACAATGTTGATGATG GTTAACAACGAAGTCTCCCAAAACTCTGCAAAAGGCCTATACAAACAAATGCCCGGTTCCTTTAACTTCCTCCGCAAACTCCTCTACTTTCGAACCCAAACGTAA
- the casp9 gene encoding caspase-9 isoform X4, which translates to MDEIHKNILQRNRSNLVKDLDPSKLYDGLLEKGIFTQDMIDEIQSAGTRRNQARQLVQDLETRGSRAFPLFLQCLQETGQESLAELLQNGAPAVTLQPATPTQVVRPVIQPLPFTPGGGKPGPGRGYKMDASPCGYCLIINNMEFEPHSMLKNRKGSNIDCEKLERRFKTLNFVVEVRTNLRQKQIKHELLTLSKKDHSQYDCCVVIMLSHGTEVNHNRFPGAVYGVDGQYVPVQHITNYLNGQHCPSLQGKPKLFFIQACGGDERDMGFEVSPDEVEPSSGGMDDQTDAIPMSSSSDSLSMSDEPDARPTLPTPSDILVSYSTFPGYVSWRETQSGSWYVQTLDCILEENAATVDLVTMLMMVNNEVSQNSAKGLYKQMPGSFNFLRKLLYFRTQT; encoded by the exons ATGGATGAAATACACAAGAATATTCTTCAGCGGAACAGGAGTAACCTGGTGAAAGACTTGGATCCATCAAAACTCTATGATGGCCTTCTGGAAAAAGGAATTTTCACCCAGGACATGATCGATGAGATACAG AGCGCTGGGACCAGACGAAACCAGGCCAGGCAGTTAGTCCAGGACTTGGAAACCCGTGGGAGTCGGGCTTTCCCCTTATTTCTGCAGTGCCTTCAGGAGACAGGTCAGGAGAGTTTGGCAGAGCTCCTACAAAATGGAGCTCCAGCTGTTACCCTGCAGCCCGCAACACCCACTCAAGTTGTCCGCCCTGTAATCCAGCCTCTTCCATTTA CGCCTGGGGGGGGAAAGCCAGGACCGGGCAGA GGCTATAAAATGGACGCGAGCCCGTGTGGTTACTGCCTCATCATAAACAACATGGAGTTTGAACCTCACAGCATGCTGAAAAATCGCAAGGGCTCCAACATAGACTGTGAAAAGCTGGAGAGACGATTCAAGACACTCAACTTTGTCGTGGAAGTGAGGACGAACCTGAGACAAAAA CAAATCAAACATGAGCTGTTGACTTTGTCGAAGAAGGATCATTCCCAGTATGACTGCTGCGTGGTCATCATGTTGTCCCATGGCACTGAG GTGAATCACAACCGCTTTCCTGGTGCCGTGTAcggtgtggacggacagtacgTACCAGTGCAGCACATCACAAACTACCTCAATGGCCAGCATTGCCCGTCTTTGCAAGGCAAACCTAAACTGTTCTTCATCCAGGCCTGTGGAGGAG ATGAGAGAGACATGGGCTTCGAGGTGTCCCCCGATGAGGTCGAACCATCCTCTGGTGGAATGGATGACCAGACGGATGCTATTCCAATGTCATCCAGCAGCGACTCTCTGAGCATGTCCGATGAACCAGACGCCAGACCCACCCTGCCCACGCCGAGTGACATCCTGGTGTCCTACTCTACTTTTCCAG GTTATGTTTCTTGGCGAGAGACCCAGTCGGGCTCGTGGTACGTCCAGACACTGGACTGTATACTTGAGGAAAACGCTGCCACTGTTGACTTAGTCACAATGTTGATGATG GTTAACAACGAAGTCTCCCAAAACTCTGCAAAAGGCCTATACAAACAAATGCCCGGTTCCTTTAACTTCCTCCGCAAACTCCTCTACTTTCGAACCCAAACGTAA
- the LOC101487277 gene encoding L-rhamnose-binding lectin SML — protein sequence MLSFRLCTTLLLATACLLTSSVVSTETAVTCDDGTNVQHLSCDNGAIIVQAALYGRKDRETCSEGRPQNQLQNTQCSQIGTVDILKRRCDGRKVCEINTNVVRTSDPCVGIFKYLATNYTCFPAIQTVTCEGSLAHLYCDVGQVILVYGAYYGRLDKTTCSFRRPDSQIQNVDCSNPTPKVAERCNGKNSCTISASNSVFGDPCFGTYKYLEVSYVCDYPVTITP from the exons ATGCTCTCCTTCCGACTCTGCACCACACTGC TGCTTGCAACAGCTTGTTTGCTCACATCATCAG TTGTTTCCACGGAGACAGCAGTGACCTGTGATGATGGAACCAATGTCCAGCACTTAAGCTGTG ATAATGGAGCGATCATAGTGCAGGCTGCACTGTACGGACGTAAAGACCGTGAGACCTGCAGTGAGGGCAGGCCTCAGAATCAGCTTCAAAATACACAGTGCTCTCAAATCGGCACCGTGGATATCCTTAAGAGAAG GTGTGATGGCAGGAAGGTGTGCGAGATAAACACAAATGTCGTTCGTACCTCGGATCCCTGCGTCGGCATCTTCAAATACCTGGCGACCAACTACACCTGCTTCCCAGCAA TTCAAACAGTGACCTGTGAGGGTTCTTTGGCACATTTGTACTGTG ATGTTGGGCAGGTAATATTGGTCTACGGAGCTTACTACGGACGCCTTGACAAGACCACCTGCTCTTTCAGGCGGCCTGACTCTCAGATTCAAAATGTGGACTGCTCAAACCCCACTCCCAAAGTCGCTGAGAG GTGTAACGGGAAAAATAGCTGTACTATCAGCGCCAGCAACTCAGTGTTTGGAGACCCCTGCTTTGGCACGTACAAGTACCTGGAGGTGTCTTACGTTTGTGATT ATCCTGTCACCATCACTCCATAA
- the lrrc47 gene encoding leucine-rich repeat-containing protein 47, with product MDDTKKWPEVEKAATEKRRELVLQGPAVDKRISSNGGLDSSIYSLTLLNYLEVSQCPSLTEIHEDIRHLTNLQSLILCRNKLASIPNVIGNLKSLKVLDLSVNNLTVLPEGVTQLRELNTLNVSCNNLEVLPEGLSQCTKLSSINISKNRVIGFPADFYSEKLDLLSTVVASDNLIEELSGEIHKLAALKVLDLSNNKLREIPSDLSDCPKLKEISFKGNKLNDKRLEKMVNGCQTKSILDYLRGKGRGKQGEDKGDADGGRSTDKKKRQQQRKKKEKASDEQDEVEELNKMVVRVLHVSDAPTALTVKVSAEVKDVRPYLVCCIVRGMNLKSGNALKRFLMAQTKLHDDLCGKRTIATIATHDVQQLKSPLMYDVKQPTQLKIVALGRKEMTAVELIRHLHLEAEELRKQKKRQNVTGLHKYLQLLQGKPLYPCLVDAEGDVISFPPITNSEKTKIKKTTKELFVEVTSATSLQTCKDVMDALIVKMAELNKFTAEHQEEAGSDGEGGGPPVPADSSEASSQLIIQQVRTVDQDGNLKVVYPSKTDLSNDMNNLTIIW from the exons ATGGATGACACGAAGAAATGGCCAGAAGTAGAAAAAGCAGCGACAGAGAAGAGGCGTGAGTTGGTTTTACAGGGGCCCGCTGTTGATAAGAGAATTTCCTCAAACGGGGGACTCGACTCCTCCATCTACTCTCTGACACTACTGAATTATCTGGAAGTTAGCCAGTGCCCCAGTCTGACAGAGATCCACGAGGATATCCGGCATCTGACAAACCTCCAGAGTCTCATCCTGTGCAGAAACAAGCTCGCATCCATCCCTAATGTCATCGGCAACCTCAAGTCTCTAAAGGTCCTAGACCTGTCAGTCAACAACCTTACAGTCTTACCAGAGGGGGTCACCCAGTTAAGGGAGCTGAACACGCTCAATGTGAGCTGTAACAACCTGGAGGTCCTGCCTGAGGGACTCTCTCAGTGCACCAAGCTCTCCTCCATCAACATCTCCAAGAATCGCGTCATCGGGTTTCCTGCTGACTTTTACTCTGAGAAACTGGACCTGCTCAGCACCGTGGTGGCCTCTGACAACTTAATTGAAGAGCTGAGTGGAGAGATTCACAAACTAGCTGCTCTGAAG GTCCTGGATCTCTCCAATAATAAGCTGAGAGAGATTCCCTCCGATCTGAGTGACTGCCCCAAGCTGAAGGAAATCAGCTTCAAAGGCAACAAGCTGAATGACAAGCGTCTGGAGAAGATGGTCAACGGGTGCCAAACCAAGTCGATCCTCGATTACCTGAGAGGAAAAGGAAGAGGCAAACAAGGGGAAGATAAAGGTGATGCTGACGGAGGACGCAGCacagacaagaaaaaaaggcagcagcagaggaagaagaaggagaaggcaTCAGATGAGCAGGATGAGGTGGAAGAGCTGAACAAGATGGTGGTGAGGGTTCTCCATGTTTCAGATGCTCCTACGGCACTTACAGTCAAAGTGAGTGCAGAGGTGAAAGATGTGAGACCCTACCTGGTGTGCTGCATAGTCAGAGGTATGAACCTAAAGTCTGGGAATGCTCTCAAACGGTTTCTGATGGCTCAG acaAAACTTCACGATGACTTGTGTGGTAAGAGGACCATAGCAACCATTGCAACTCATGATGTGCAGCAGCTCAAAAGTCCCCTTATGTATGATGTCAAACAACCTACCCAGCTCAAG ATTGTTGCGCTGGGTCGGAAGGAGATGACCGCCGTCGAGCTTATAAGGCATCTTCATCTAGAGGCTGAAGAGCTGAGGAAGCAGAAGAAGAGGCAGAATGTTACAGGCCTCCACAA ataCCTCCAGCTTCTGCAAGGAAAGCCACTCTATCCATGTCTAGTAGATGCAGAAGGTGACGTGATTTCATTCCCACCAATCACCAACAGTGAGAAAACCAAG ATCAAGAAGACGACCAAAGAGTTGTTCGTGGAGGTCACGAGTGCGACCAGCCTGCAGACCTGTAAAGATGTTATGGATGCTCTGATTGTA AAAATGGCAGAGTTGAACAAGTTCACAGCAGAGCATCAGGAAGAGGCGGGGTCAGATGGAGAAGGGGGTGGCCCACCAGTGCCTGCTGACAGCAGCGAGGCATCCAGCCAGCTGATCATCCAGCAGGTGCGAACGGTCGACCAGGACGGGAACCTGAAGGTGGTGTACCCGTCAAAGACAGATCTCTCCAACGACATGAACAACTTGACTATTATTTGGTAA